Proteins encoded together in one Felis catus isolate Fca126 chromosome B3, F.catus_Fca126_mat1.0, whole genome shotgun sequence window:
- the FITM1 gene encoding fat storage-inducing transmembrane protein 1: MERGPVVGAGLGAGARIRALLGCLVKVLLWVASALLYFGSEQAARLLGSPCLRRLYHAWLAAVVIFGPLLQFHVNPRTIFASHGNFFNIKFVNSAWGWTCTFLGGFVLLVVFLATRRVAVTARHLSRLVVGAAVWRGAGRAFLLIEDLTGSCFEPLPQGLLLHELPDRRSCLAAGHQWRGYTVSSHTFLLTFCCLLMAEEAAVFAKYLAHGLPAGAPLRLVFLLNVLLLGLWNFLLLCTVIYFHQYTHKVVGAAVGTFAWYLTYGSWYHQPWSPGSPGHGLFPRPHSSRKHN, from the exons atGGAGCGGGGGccggtggtgggggcagggctgggggccggggcccGAATCCGGGCACTGCTGGGCTGCCTGGTCAAGGTGCTGCTCTGGGTGGCTTCTGCCTTGCTGTACTTTGGAAGTGAACAGGCTGCCCGGCTCCTGGGCAGCCCCTGCTTACGGCGCCTCTACCATGCCTGGTTGGCAGCAGTGGTCATCTTTGGGCCCCTTCTGCAGTTCCATGTCAACCCTCGGACTATCTTCGCCAGCCACGGCAACTTCTTCAACAT AAAGTTTGTGAATTCGGCATGGGGCTGGACGTGCACCTTCCTGGGGGGCTTCGTGTTGCTGGTGGTGTTCCTGGCTACCCGGCGCGTGGCGGTGACTGCCCGGCACCTGAGCCGGCTGGTGGTGGGGGCCGCAGTGTGGCGGGGGGCCGGCAGGGCCTTCCTGCTCATCGAGGACCTGACTGGTTCCTGCTTCGagcctctgccccagggcctgcTGCTGCACGAGCTTCCCGACCGCCGCAGCTGCCTGGCAGCCGGCCACCAGTGGCGGGGCTACACGGTCTCCTCCCACACCTTCCTCCTCACCTTCTGCTGTCTGCTCATGGCTGAGGAAGCCGCTGTGTTCGCCAAGTACCTGGCCCATGGGCTGCCAGCCGGGGCGCCCCTACGCCTAGTCTTCCTGCTCAACGTGCTGCTGCTGGGCCTCTGGAACTTCTTGCTGCTCTGTACCGTCATCTATTTCCACCAGTATACTCACAAGGTGGTGGGTGCTGCAGTGGGGACCTTTGCCTGGTACCTCACCTATGGCAGCTGGTATCATCAGCCCTGGTCTCCAGGGAGCCCGGGCCACGGGCTCTTCCCTCGGCCCCACTCCAGCCGCAAGcataactga
- the PSME1 gene encoding proteasome activator complex subunit 1, with amino-acid sequence MATLRVQPEAQAKVDVFREDLCTKTENLLGSYFPKKISELDAFLKEPALNEANLSNLKAPLDIPVPDPVKEKEKEERKKQQEKEDKDGKKKEEDEDKGPPCGPVNCNEKIVVLLQRLKPEIKDVIEQLNLVTTWLQLQIPRIEDGNNFGVAVQEKVFELMTALHTKLEGFHTQISKYFSERGDAVTKAAKQPHVGDYRQLVHELDEAEYRDIRLMVMEIRNAYAVLYDIILKNFEKLKKPRGETKGMIY; translated from the exons ATGGCCACGCTCAGGGTCCAGCCTGAAGCCCAAGCCAAG GTGGATGTGTTCCGTGAAGACCTGTGTACCAAG ACAGAAAACCTGCTGGGGAGCTACTTCCCCAAGAAGATTTCTGAGTTGGATGCATTTTTAAAG GAGCCAGCTCTCAATGAAGCCAACCTGAGCAATCTGAAGGCCCCATTGGACATCCCAGTGCCTGATCCagtcaaggagaaagagaaagaggagcgAAAGAAGCAGCAGGAG AAGGAAGacaaagatggaaagaagaaagaggaagatgaagacaAAG GTCCTCCCTGTGGCCCAGTGAACTGCAATGAGAAGATCGTAGTCCTCCTTCAGCGTCTAAAGCCTGAGATCAAGGATGTCATTGAGCAGCTCAACCTG GTCACCACCTGGTTACAGCTTCAGATACCTCGAATTGAAGATGGGAACAATTTTGGAGTGGCTGTACAG GAGAAGGTGTTTGAGCTGATGACTGCCCTTCACACGAAGCTGGAAGGCTTCCACACGCAAATCTCCAA GTATTTCTCTGAGCGGGGCGATGCTGTGACCAAAGCAGCCAAGCAGCCCCATGTG GGTGATTATCGACAGCTGGTGCATGAGCTGGATGAGGCAGAGTACCGGGACATCAGGTTGATGGTCATGGAGATCCGCAATGCTTAT GCTGTGTTATATGACATCATCCTGAAGAACTTCGAGAAGCTCAAGAAGCCGAggggagaaacaaaaggaatgatTTATTGA
- the DCAF11 gene encoding DDB1- and CUL4-associated factor 11 isoform X2: protein MGSRNSSSAGTGSGDPSEGLPRRGASLRRSEEEEEEDEDVDLAQVLAYLLRRGQVRLVQGGGAANLQLIQALSDSEEEHDSAWDGRLGDRYNPPVDATPDTRELECNEIKTQVELATGRLGLRRAAREHSFPQMLHQRERGLCHRGSFSLGERSRMMSHFLPNDLGFTDTYSQKAFCGIYSKDGQIFMSACQDQTIRLYDCRYGRFHKFKSIKARDVGWSVLDVAFTPDGNHFLYSSWSDYIHICNIYGEGDTHTALDLRPDERRFAVFSIAVSSDGREVLGGANDGCLYVFDREQNRRTLQIESHEDDVNAVAFADISSQILFSGGDDAICKVWDRRTMREDDPKPVGALAGHQDGITFIDSKGDARYLISNSKDQTIKLWDIRRFSSREGMEASRQAATQQNWDYRWQQVPKKAWRKLKLPGDSSLMTYRGHGVLHTLIRCRFSPTHSTGQQFIYSGCSTGKVVVYDLLSGHIVKKLTNHKACVRDVSWHPFEEKIVSSSWDGNLRLWQYRQAEYFQDDMPESEEPLSAPAPVPHPSAAFSSPQ from the exons ATGGGATCACGGAACAGCAGTAGCGCAGGAACTGGGTCCGGAGACCCCTCCGAGGGCTTGCCCCGAAGAGGGGCTAGCCTGCGTCggagtgaggaagaggaagaggaggatgaagaTGTGGATCTGGCCCAGGTACTGGCCTATCTCCTCCGCAG AGGCCAAGTGAGGTTGGTGCAGGGAGGAGGTGCAGCAAATTTACAACTCATCCAGGCCCTCTCAGACTCGGAGGAAGAGCATGACAGTGCCTGGGATGGCCGTCTTGGGGACCGATACAACCCACCTG TGGACGCAACTCCTGACACCCGGGAGCTGGAATGCAATGAGATCAAGACACAAGTGGAATTGGCCACAGGGCGGCTGGGGCTTAGACGGGCAGCCCGGGAGCACAGCTTTCCTCAAATGCTGCACCAG AGAGAACGGGGCCTCTGCCACCGGGGAAGCTTCTCCCTTGGAGAACGGTCTCGAATGATGTCTCA cttctTGCCCAACGATCTGGGTTTCACTGATACCTACTCTCAGAAAGCTTTCTGCGGCATCTACAGCAAAGATGGTCAGATCTTCATGTCTGCTTGCCAAG ACCAGACAATCCGACTGTATGACTGCCGGTATGGCCGCTTTCATAAATTCAAGAGCATCAAGGCCCGGGATGTAGGCTGGAGCGTACTGGACGTGGCCTTCACCCCTGATGGGAACCACTTCCTATATTCCAGCTGGTCTGATTACA TTCATATCTGCAACATCTAcggggagggagacacacacactgCCCTGGATCTAAG GCCAGATGAGCGTCGCTTTGCTGTCTTTTCCATCGCTGTCTCCTCAGATGGACGGGAAGTGTTAGGAGG GGCCAATGATGGCTGCCTATACGTCTTTGATCGAGAACAGAACCGGCGCACCCTTCAG ATTGAGTCCCATGAGGATGATGTGAATGCAGTGGCCTTTGCTGACATAAGCTCCCAAATCCTGTTCTCTGGGGGTGATGATGCCATCTGCAAAGTGTGGGATCGACGCACCATGCGGGAGGATGACCCTAAGCCCGTGGGTGCACTGGCTGGACACCAGGACGGCATCACCTTCATTGACAGCAAG GGTGATGCCCGGTATCTCATCTCCAACTCCAAAGACCAGACCATCAAGCTCTGGGATATCCGACGCTTTTCTAGTCGGGAAGGTATGGAAGCCTCACGGCAGGCTGCCACACAGCAAAACTGGGACTACCGCTGGCAGCAGGTACCCAAAAAAG CCTGGCGGAAACTGAAACTCCCAGGAGACAGCTCCTTGATGACCTACCGGGGCCATGGGGTGCTGCATACCCTTATCCGTTGCCGATTCTCCCCCACCCATAGCACCGGCCAACAGTTCATCTACAGTGGCTGCTCTACTGGCAAAGTTGTCG TGTACGACCTCCTCAGCGGCCACATCGTGAAGAAGCTGACCAACCACAAGGCCTGCGTGCGTGACGTCAGCTGGCACCCCTTTGAGGAAAAGATTGTCAGCAGCTCG TGGGATGGGAACCTGCGTCTCTGGCAGTACCGCCAGGCCGAGTACTTCCAGGACGACATGCCAGAATCTGAGGAGCCCCTCAGCGCCCCTGCCCCAGTGCCCCACCCCTCTGCAGCCTTTTCCTCACCCCAGTAG
- the PCK2 gene encoding phosphoenolpyruvate carboxykinase [GTP], mitochondrial isoform X1 encodes MAAVYRPGLRLSRPGLSPWGWSSWRSIQTLRVLSGDLGQLPAGVRDFVERSARLCQPEGIHICDGTEAENTATLALLEKQGLIRKLPKYNNCWLARTDPKDVARVESKTVIVTPSQRDTVPLPAGGARGQLGNWMSPAEFQQAVDERFPGCMQGRTMYVLPFSMGPVGSPLSRIGVQLTDSAYVVASMRIMTRLGTPVLQALGDGNFVKCLHSVGQPLTGQGEPVSHWPCNPEKTLIGHVPDQREIVSFGSGYGGNSLLGKKCFALRIASRLARDEGWLAEHMLILGITNPAGKKRYVAAAFPSACGKTNLAMMRPALPGWKVECVGDDIAWMRFDSDGRLRAINPENGFFGVAPGTSATTNPNAMATIQSNTLFTNVAETSDGGVYWEGIDQPLPPGVTVTSWLGKPWKPGDKEPCAHPNSRFCAPARQCPIMDPAWEAPEGVPIDAIIFGGRRPKGVPLVYEAFNWRHGVFVGSAMRSESTAAAEHKGKVIMHDPFAMRPFFGYNFGRYLEHWLSMEERKGARLPRIFHVNWFRRDEAGHFLWPGFGENARVLDWICRRLEGEDSARETPIGLVPKEGALDLSGLGAIDTTQLFSLPKDFWEQEVRDIRSYLTEQVNQDLPKEVLAELEALEGRVRRM; translated from the exons ATGGCCGCTGTGTACCGCCCCGGCCTGCG GCTTAGCCGGCCTGGGCTGAGCCCCTGGGGCTGGTCATCATGGCGCAGCATCCAGACCCTACGAGTACTCAGTGGAGATCTGGGCCAGCTGCCCGCTGGAGTTCGAGACTTTGTGGAGCGCAGTGCCCGCCTGTGCCAACCAGAGGGCATCCACATCTGTGATGGCACCGAGGCTGAGAACACTGCCACACTGGCCCTGCTGGAAAAGCAGGGACTTATCCGAAAGCTCCCCAAGTACAACAACTG CTGGCTGGCCCGCACAGACCCCAAGGATGTGGCACGAGTAGAGAGCAAGACAGTGATTGTAACTCCTTCTCAACGGGACACAGTGCCCCTCCCGGCTGGTGGGGCCCGTGGGCAGCTAGGCAACTGGATGTCCCCAGCTGAGTTCCAGCAAGCTGTGGATGAGAGGTTTCCAGGCTGCATGCAGG GCCGAACCATGTATGTGCTTCCATTCAGCATGGGTCCCGTGGGCTCCCCACTGTCCCGAATCGGAGTGCAGCTCACTGATTCGGCCTACGTGGTGGCAAGCATGCGCATCATGACCCGGCTGGGGACGCCTGTGCTTCAGGCCCTGGGAGATGGCAACTTTGTCAAGTGTCTGCACTCTGTGGGCCAGCCCCTGACTGGGCAAG GGGAGCCGGTGAGCCATTGGCCATGCAACCCAGAGAAAACCCTGATTGGCCACGTGCCTGACCAGAGAGAGATCGTCTCCTTCGGCAGCGGCTATGGCGGCAACTCCTTGCTGGGCAAGAAGTGCTTTGCCCTTCGCATCGCCTCTCGGCTGGCCCGGGATGAGGGCTGGCTGGCGGAGCACATGCTG ATCCTGGGTATCACCAACCCCGCAGGGAAGAAGCGCTACGTGGCAGCTGCCTTCCCCAGCGCCTGCGGCAAGACTAACCTGGCCATGATGCGGCCAGCACTGCCAGGCTGGAAAGTGGAGTGTGTGGGGGATGACATCGCCTGGATGAGATTTGACAGTGACG GTCGACTCCGGGCCATCAACCCTGAGAATGGCTTCTTCGGCGTGGCCCCTGGCACCTCTGCCACCACTAATCCCAATGCCATGGCCACAATCCAGAGTAACACTCTTTTCACCAATGTGGCTGAGACCAGTGATGGTGGAGTGTACTGGGAGGGCATTGACCAGCCTCTTCCACCTGGTGTCACTGTGACCTCCTGGCTGGGAAAACCCTGGAAACCTG GAGACAAGGAGCCCTGTGCACATCCCAACTCTCGCTTTTGTGCCCCGGCTCGCCAGTGCCCCATCATGGACCCAGCCTGGGAGGCCCCCGAGGGTGTCCCCATTGATGCCATCATCTTTGGAGGCCGCAGACCCAAAG GAGTACCCTTGGTATATGAGGCCTTCAACTGGCGCCACGGGGTATTTGTGGGCAGTGCTATGCGCTCTGAGTCCACTGCTGCGGCTGAACACAAAG ggaaGGTCATCATGCACGACCCATTTGCCATGCGGCCCTTTTTTGGCTACAACTTTGGGCGCTACCTAGAACACTGGCTGAGCATGGAGGAGCGCAAGGGGGCCCGGCTACCCCGCATCTTCCACGTCAACTGGTTCCGGCGGGATGAGGCGGGCCACTTCCTGTGGCCAGGCTTTGGAGAGAATGCTCGGGTGCTAGACTGGATCTGCCGGCGGCTAGAGGGGGAGGACAGTGCCCGAGAGACGCCCATCGGGCTGGTGCCAAAGGAAGGTGCCTTGGATCTCAGTGGTCTGGGAGCCATAGATACCACACAGCTGTTCTCACTCCCCAAAGACTTCTGGGAACAGGAGGTGCGTGACATTCGGAGCTACCTGACAGAGCAAGTCAATCAGGATCTGCCCAAGGAGGTGTTGGCTGAACTGGAGGCCCTGGAGGGACGTGTGCGCAGAATGTGA
- the EMC9 gene encoding ER membrane protein complex subunit 9, producing MGEVEISARAYVKMCLHAARYPHAAVNGLLLAPAPRSGECLCLTDCVPLFHSHLALSVMLEVALNQVDVWGAQAGLVVAGYYHANAALDDQSPGPLALKIAGRIAEFFPDAVLIMLDNQKLVPQPHVPPVIVLENHGLRWVPKDKNLVMWRDWEESRQMVGALLEGRAHQHLVDFDCHLDDIRQDWTNQQLNTQITQWVGPTNGNT from the exons ATGGGGGAGGTGGAGATTTCGGCTCGGGCCTACGTGAAGATGTGTCTCCACGCCGCCCGGTACCCGCACGCCGCTGTCAACGGGCTCTTGCTGGCGCCCGCGCCGCGGTCAGGAGAATGCCTGTGTCTCACCGACTGTGTGCCCCTGTTCCACAGCCACCTAGCCCTGTCCGTCATGCTGGAGGTCGCCCTCAACCAG GTGGATGTGTGGGGCGCGCAGGCCGGTCTGGTAGTGGCTGGGTACTACCATGCCAATGCAGCTCTGGACGATCAGAG CCCTGGGCCCTTGGCCTTGAAAATCGCTGGGCGGATTGCAGAATTCTTCCCTGATGCAGTACTTATTATG TTGGATAATCAGAAACTGGTGCCTCAGCCTCATGTGCCCCCAGTCATCGTCCTGGAAAACCATGGTCTCCGCTGGGTCCCCAAGGACAAGAACTT AGTGATGTGGAGGGACTGGGAAGAGTCACGGCAGATGGTGGGAGCACTATTGGAGGGCCGGGCCCACCAGCACCTTGTGGACTTTGACTGCCACCTTGACGACATCCGGCAGGACTGGACCAACCAACAGCTCAACACCCAAATCACCCAATGGGTTGGTCCCACCAATGGAAATACCTGA
- the PCK2 gene encoding phosphoenolpyruvate carboxykinase [GTP], mitochondrial isoform X2 — MAAVYRPGLRLSRPGLSPWGWSSWRSIQTLRVLSGDLGQLPAGVRDFVERSARLCQPEGIHICDGTEAENTATLALLEKQGLIRKLPKYNNCWLARTDPKDVARVESKTVIVTPSQRDTVPLPAGGARGQLGNWMSPAEFQQAVDERFPGCMQGRTMYVLPFSMGPVGSPLSRIGVQLTDSAYVVASMRIMTRLGTPVLQALGDGNFVKCLHSVGQPLTGQGEPVSHWPCNPEKTLIGHVPDQREIVSFGSGYGGNSLLGKKCFALRIASRLARDEGWLAEHMLILGITNPAGKKRYVAAAFPSACGKTNLAMMRPALPGWKVECVGDDIAWMRFDSDGRLRAINPENGFFGVAPGTSATTNPNAMATIQSNTLFTNVAETSDGGVYWEGIDQPLPPGVTVTSWLGKPWKPGDKEPCAHPNSRFCAPARQCPIMDPAWEAPEGVPIDAIIFGGRRPKGVPLVYEAFNWRHGVFVGSAMRSESTAAAEHKVRRKIPYPSCSPPQGRSSCTTHLPCGPFLATTLGAT, encoded by the exons ATGGCCGCTGTGTACCGCCCCGGCCTGCG GCTTAGCCGGCCTGGGCTGAGCCCCTGGGGCTGGTCATCATGGCGCAGCATCCAGACCCTACGAGTACTCAGTGGAGATCTGGGCCAGCTGCCCGCTGGAGTTCGAGACTTTGTGGAGCGCAGTGCCCGCCTGTGCCAACCAGAGGGCATCCACATCTGTGATGGCACCGAGGCTGAGAACACTGCCACACTGGCCCTGCTGGAAAAGCAGGGACTTATCCGAAAGCTCCCCAAGTACAACAACTG CTGGCTGGCCCGCACAGACCCCAAGGATGTGGCACGAGTAGAGAGCAAGACAGTGATTGTAACTCCTTCTCAACGGGACACAGTGCCCCTCCCGGCTGGTGGGGCCCGTGGGCAGCTAGGCAACTGGATGTCCCCAGCTGAGTTCCAGCAAGCTGTGGATGAGAGGTTTCCAGGCTGCATGCAGG GCCGAACCATGTATGTGCTTCCATTCAGCATGGGTCCCGTGGGCTCCCCACTGTCCCGAATCGGAGTGCAGCTCACTGATTCGGCCTACGTGGTGGCAAGCATGCGCATCATGACCCGGCTGGGGACGCCTGTGCTTCAGGCCCTGGGAGATGGCAACTTTGTCAAGTGTCTGCACTCTGTGGGCCAGCCCCTGACTGGGCAAG GGGAGCCGGTGAGCCATTGGCCATGCAACCCAGAGAAAACCCTGATTGGCCACGTGCCTGACCAGAGAGAGATCGTCTCCTTCGGCAGCGGCTATGGCGGCAACTCCTTGCTGGGCAAGAAGTGCTTTGCCCTTCGCATCGCCTCTCGGCTGGCCCGGGATGAGGGCTGGCTGGCGGAGCACATGCTG ATCCTGGGTATCACCAACCCCGCAGGGAAGAAGCGCTACGTGGCAGCTGCCTTCCCCAGCGCCTGCGGCAAGACTAACCTGGCCATGATGCGGCCAGCACTGCCAGGCTGGAAAGTGGAGTGTGTGGGGGATGACATCGCCTGGATGAGATTTGACAGTGACG GTCGACTCCGGGCCATCAACCCTGAGAATGGCTTCTTCGGCGTGGCCCCTGGCACCTCTGCCACCACTAATCCCAATGCCATGGCCACAATCCAGAGTAACACTCTTTTCACCAATGTGGCTGAGACCAGTGATGGTGGAGTGTACTGGGAGGGCATTGACCAGCCTCTTCCACCTGGTGTCACTGTGACCTCCTGGCTGGGAAAACCCTGGAAACCTG GAGACAAGGAGCCCTGTGCACATCCCAACTCTCGCTTTTGTGCCCCGGCTCGCCAGTGCCCCATCATGGACCCAGCCTGGGAGGCCCCCGAGGGTGTCCCCATTGATGCCATCATCTTTGGAGGCCGCAGACCCAAAG GAGTACCCTTGGTATATGAGGCCTTCAACTGGCGCCACGGGGTATTTGTGGGCAGTGCTATGCGCTCTGAGTCCACTGCTGCGGCTGAACACAAAG TTAGGAGGAAGATTCCTTACCcatcctgctcccctccccagggaaGGTCATCATGCACGACCCATTTGCCATGCGGCCCTTTTTTGGCTACAACTTTGGGCGCTACCTAG
- the DCAF11 gene encoding DDB1- and CUL4-associated factor 11 isoform X1: MTEEARDGGAVGQRCGRSRCKQGLAPLRVLRPLPAGGDTRSPCTGPNDAVIRRWDHGTAVAQELGPETPPRACPEEGLACVGVRKRKRRMKMWIWPRGQVRLVQGGGAANLQLIQALSDSEEEHDSAWDGRLGDRYNPPVDATPDTRELECNEIKTQVELATGRLGLRRAAREHSFPQMLHQRERGLCHRGSFSLGERSRMMSHFLPNDLGFTDTYSQKAFCGIYSKDGQIFMSACQDQTIRLYDCRYGRFHKFKSIKARDVGWSVLDVAFTPDGNHFLYSSWSDYIHICNIYGEGDTHTALDLRPDERRFAVFSIAVSSDGREVLGGANDGCLYVFDREQNRRTLQIESHEDDVNAVAFADISSQILFSGGDDAICKVWDRRTMREDDPKPVGALAGHQDGITFIDSKGDARYLISNSKDQTIKLWDIRRFSSREGMEASRQAATQQNWDYRWQQVPKKAWRKLKLPGDSSLMTYRGHGVLHTLIRCRFSPTHSTGQQFIYSGCSTGKVVVYDLLSGHIVKKLTNHKACVRDVSWHPFEEKIVSSSWDGNLRLWQYRQAEYFQDDMPESEEPLSAPAPVPHPSAAFSSPQ; encoded by the exons ATGACGGAGGAGGCGCGTGACGGAGGAGCAGTTGGCCAACGCTGCGGCCGCAGTCGGTGTAAACAAGGCCTCGCGCCGCTGCGGGTCCTGCGACCGCTCCCGGCTG GAGGTGACACGAGGAGTCCCTGCACAGGACCTAATGATGCTGTGATCAGAAGATGGGATCACGGAACAGCAGTAGCGCAGGAACTGGGTCCGGAGACCCCTCCGAGGGCTTGCCCCGAAGAGGGGCTAGCCTGCGTCggagtgaggaagaggaagaggaggatgaagaTGTGGATCTGGCCCAG AGGCCAAGTGAGGTTGGTGCAGGGAGGAGGTGCAGCAAATTTACAACTCATCCAGGCCCTCTCAGACTCGGAGGAAGAGCATGACAGTGCCTGGGATGGCCGTCTTGGGGACCGATACAACCCACCTG TGGACGCAACTCCTGACACCCGGGAGCTGGAATGCAATGAGATCAAGACACAAGTGGAATTGGCCACAGGGCGGCTGGGGCTTAGACGGGCAGCCCGGGAGCACAGCTTTCCTCAAATGCTGCACCAG AGAGAACGGGGCCTCTGCCACCGGGGAAGCTTCTCCCTTGGAGAACGGTCTCGAATGATGTCTCA cttctTGCCCAACGATCTGGGTTTCACTGATACCTACTCTCAGAAAGCTTTCTGCGGCATCTACAGCAAAGATGGTCAGATCTTCATGTCTGCTTGCCAAG ACCAGACAATCCGACTGTATGACTGCCGGTATGGCCGCTTTCATAAATTCAAGAGCATCAAGGCCCGGGATGTAGGCTGGAGCGTACTGGACGTGGCCTTCACCCCTGATGGGAACCACTTCCTATATTCCAGCTGGTCTGATTACA TTCATATCTGCAACATCTAcggggagggagacacacacactgCCCTGGATCTAAG GCCAGATGAGCGTCGCTTTGCTGTCTTTTCCATCGCTGTCTCCTCAGATGGACGGGAAGTGTTAGGAGG GGCCAATGATGGCTGCCTATACGTCTTTGATCGAGAACAGAACCGGCGCACCCTTCAG ATTGAGTCCCATGAGGATGATGTGAATGCAGTGGCCTTTGCTGACATAAGCTCCCAAATCCTGTTCTCTGGGGGTGATGATGCCATCTGCAAAGTGTGGGATCGACGCACCATGCGGGAGGATGACCCTAAGCCCGTGGGTGCACTGGCTGGACACCAGGACGGCATCACCTTCATTGACAGCAAG GGTGATGCCCGGTATCTCATCTCCAACTCCAAAGACCAGACCATCAAGCTCTGGGATATCCGACGCTTTTCTAGTCGGGAAGGTATGGAAGCCTCACGGCAGGCTGCCACACAGCAAAACTGGGACTACCGCTGGCAGCAGGTACCCAAAAAAG CCTGGCGGAAACTGAAACTCCCAGGAGACAGCTCCTTGATGACCTACCGGGGCCATGGGGTGCTGCATACCCTTATCCGTTGCCGATTCTCCCCCACCCATAGCACCGGCCAACAGTTCATCTACAGTGGCTGCTCTACTGGCAAAGTTGTCG TGTACGACCTCCTCAGCGGCCACATCGTGAAGAAGCTGACCAACCACAAGGCCTGCGTGCGTGACGTCAGCTGGCACCCCTTTGAGGAAAAGATTGTCAGCAGCTCG TGGGATGGGAACCTGCGTCTCTGGCAGTACCGCCAGGCCGAGTACTTCCAGGACGACATGCCAGAATCTGAGGAGCCCCTCAGCGCCCCTGCCCCAGTGCCCCACCCCTCTGCAGCCTTTTCCTCACCCCAGTAG